A stretch of the Salminus brasiliensis chromosome 23, fSalBra1.hap2, whole genome shotgun sequence genome encodes the following:
- the c23h7orf25 gene encoding UPF0415 protein C7orf25 homolog, giving the protein MATSLLLKEQIKAAKELLGRVDLLCNRQAREVEGRAKLCSKLRAELKFLEKVEAGKVVIKESHLQSTNLTHLRAIVESAESLENVVSVLHVFAYEGPDGHKQTLVVDVVANAGHTWVKAIGRKAEALHNIWQGRGQYGDKSVIHQAEDFLEASRQQPVQYSNPHIIFAFYNGVSSPMADRLREMGISVRGDIVAVNTVVGVGEDDEQGEEDEEDEGEDDGDSGEDEQEAENIAVEEDEDSDDEDSDIMHTRVDRDTIVASLAFPTEVKVDVCNRANLDITTLITYVSSLSHGNCHYTFREQVLTEQAAQERQEKVLPKLEEFMKGKELFACHSAVHDFRVILDTLGGPGEKTRAEELLARLTVVPDQPSERTERLVTSSKVNRRSLTIFGTGDSLRAVTMTANSGFVRAAANQGVRYSVFIHQPRALTEGKEWRATPI; this is encoded by the coding sequence ATGGCCACCAGCCTATTGCTCAAGGAACAAATCAAAGCAGCCAAGGAGCTGCTAGGACGAGTGGACCTGCTGTGCAACCGCCAGGCCCGGGAAGTGGAAGGCCGAGCTAAGCTGTGCAGCAAACTCCGAGCTGAGCTCAAGTTCTTAGAGAAAGTAGAAGCTGGTAAAGTCGTAATCAAAGAGTCTCACCTGCAGAGCACCAACCTTACGCATTTGAGAGCTATCGTCGAGTCGGCAGAGAGCCTGGAAAATGTTGTGAGCGTTTTGCATGTGTTTGCTTATGAGGGCCCTGATGGACACAAGCAGACGTTGGTAGTGGATGTGGTGGCCAATGCTGGACACACATGGGTTAAGGCTATTGGACGCAAGGCGGAGGCTTTGCACAACATCTGGCAGGGCCGGGGCCAGTACGGGGACAAAAGCGTGATCCATCAGGCTGAAGACTTTCTGGAGGCCAGCCGCCAGCAGCCTGTCCAATACAGCAACCCCCACATAATCTTCGCCTTCTACAACGGTGTCTCCAGCCCCATGGCCGACAGGCTCAGAGAGATGGGCATTTCTGTGAGGGGTGACATCGTCGCCGTAAACACTGTGGTCGGAGTGGGAGAGGATGATGAGCAaggagaggaggatgaggaagatgaAGGTGAGGATGATGGCGATTCAGGAGAAGATGAGCAGGAAGCAGAGAACATTGCTGTAGAAGAAGATGAGGACAGTGATGATGAAGATTCAGACATCATGCACACCCGTGTGGACCGAGATACGATTGTGGCCAGCTTGGCGTTCCCCACCGAAGTCAAGGTGGACGTCTGCAACCGAGCCAACCTGGACATCACCACGCTAATCACGTACGTGTCCTCTCTAAGCCACGGGAACTGCCACTACACCTTCAGAGAGCAGGTGCTGACGGAGCAGGCCGCTCAGGAGAGGCAGGAGAAGGTCCTGCCCAAGCTCGAGGAGTTCATGAAGGGCAAGGAGCTGTTCGCCTGTCATTCTGCAGTTCATGACTTCCGTGTTATCCTGGACACGCTAGGTGGGCCTGGAGAAAAAACCCGTGCCGAGGAGCTTCTTGCCAGACTGACCGTAGTGCCTGACCAGCCCTCAGAGCGCACAGAGCGACTGGTCACCAGCTCCAAGGTGAACCGCAGGTCACTCACGATCTTCGGGACTGGGGACTCTCTGCGAGCTGTCACCATGACCGCCAACAGTGGGTTTGTGCGTGCAGCCGCTAACCAGGGGGTGCGCTACAGCGTGTTCATCCATCAACCTCGCGCTCTGACGGAGGGAAAGGAATGGAGAGCCACGCCAATATGA